AAGTTCGGCTGCAACATTTCAGCCGAACACTACCCTGAAACTAACAAAAACCGAGATGAATCATCGATTACATGTCATAAATCAACGAAATACGCAAAAATAAacaatgggtttgtgggaaatacCTTTCTATGTGCAATCTTAAAGAATCAGCCTCTATTTCTCCCTCTCCAACACCAATCGATCCGCTATCCACTTCATCTCCATCTTTTCCAAAAACCCTAGATTGAGATGCTACAGAAGCAACACCAGGATTCGGCACCGTATTTCTACGACATCGCTTAACACGAGGTGCCATGTATGTGTTTAACAGAGAAGTTAATCGAACAAATTTTCAGAAATTTTCAAAAATTTTTGAGAAGAAGAGGGAGAGAGAagggtttttggtttttaaaattttaaattttaaatttttttgtttggtttaaGTAACCGTTTTAGTATTAATTAGTGGATTAATTAGTGAGTAACGGTTAATTAGTGGGAGGGTAGTTAATTAGGGTTAATTAGTGGAAAAGTTTTAGGATTAGAATTTAATTAAGTGGAAGGGTAGTAATGTAATTTAAACTATATGAGAGTATTACAGTAACTTTAGCATCACTAGGACCTCTTAGCAGTTTGAATTGGATGGCATCATAAGTCTATATGCCTCCAAATTATCTTGTATGCCCCAGAATAGGGTTCAACAAGAAGGGAGTACATGGGAGATTTTTTGCATAATACACAAAGCATATAAAGTCGCCAGCTTCTACTGTCAATTCctttctcaacagagattcaacaGCCCATGCATGATATCGAGAGCCCAAACCTAAAACAATAATAGTAACAcaagtaggggtgagcatttggacCATAATCGGCGGATTTAATGGGGACCAACCGTTCATTTGCGGATGGATGCCCGGACTgttcgttaatgggttggatacggatgaaatttttgaaatccaatggATTGGGCccagatgcaaccttgaaaatccgttagacatccatatccgttaaattaagaGAATTTATATAGTTATAGAAAATACTATGAatcatttaggaatttttaagaTGTTTGCTTGCGGTGTTGTACATGACATAtttatatttgtatacatatataggatatgtaggttttataaggagtcacTTGTGTCAGCTTATTTTAtttactataaattttaactaaaataaatccattggattatccgcatccaatccgtccatccgtgcatccattggatgcaaaatCCGTTTgatatggattggatgcggatgccaaatttgaaatccgtaatgcaatggattggatgcggatggggcgaaaaccggtccataccggcccatgctcacccctaaatACAAGTGATACGTCAATCCAAAAAGATTACCTAATCGGTATATTAGCTTAAGTGCCACTTACCAACAACGCAAGTGGAATTCCAACCACCGTGTAATATGATTTTGCACTAGCATCACTGTTCTCTTTGTTGGATAGATGAAGTAGTGGAGATCTAAAATTGCTAATTCTATCAAATGTTACTTCACCCCAAGGATACCTGGTAAATTCCTCCAAGTTGTCAGCTAAATGCCAAATAACGTTTGTTTATGTTATCTCTATGTTAACGGCCCATTAGGAAGTTGTGCACAACCAAAAGTAAATGGGGGAGAATCAATCAAAAAGGAGGGTTCAAATAAAACCTGgaggtttatcaaaaaaaaaaaaaacctggaGTGCCAAATAAAACCTGCCAAGTGCCATTGTGATTTACAAGTATAGTGGCATGCGTCATACCAAACCCTCTGAAACGTGGAGTCAAGGAAAAGGAGACAACTTTTGGTGGGTAAGGTGCACCCCTAGCTGGTCTTTGTGGGGAGGCCACAGGAATGCGTCTCCCGAGATTTTCCACTGGAGGAATTCTATAGAAGAACCTGTCAAGGATCAAAATGTTGTTGCGCTTCAGGTAGTAATAGTATTGTTTGAAAATCATCAAGAACATAAATTTCTTGGGTTCTTAGGAAAACCCAAAAGTTCACATTCAAAATGTCCCAACTCAGAGATAAAAATCAGATAGTTCAATAGCCAACATGAATATCCTTATCATATACAAACCACAAATATCTAGCCTATCGAACACCCATCTGACAGACTGAGAAAAGCATCCTTGGATGCACATGCATTGTCAATACTAAAACCAGTAGACCACAACTCTCACTCATCTCAGACATTCCTCTGTTCCATGCACATGAACCTAATTAGGATCAACACCAGGCATGACTGCCTCAGATCCCATCTCTATTCTGAGTGCATTGATGCTCTGCTCCAGTGCATCACGCATCCCATCAAGTGCAGAGAAGTTAAGGAATCAAGAAATGTTCTTAATCACTTGGGAAGTAATTTAAGTTTGCCGTTCTTATATGTAGGCAATTATTATAGATGCAGAATAGAACAATAACAATCTCGCAGTTAGAACTACCAGCGATACAAGTTCAACAATAAGAAAGTAGTAAAAGGATATTCTTTGAGACAATGGTGTACGACATCTGTTGAAACCCCTAGACAATGGTGTACGACATCTGGTGTACAACAGTTTATCAGAAAGGATTACACAATGAGAAAATTGCAATTCCTTGGTTGTAAGATAACTTACCATCTGCTGTAATGGAAGAGGTCCCGAAGTATGCTGTGTGGAAGATAACTTACCATCTGCTGAAGAAGGCTTTGAACCTGAGAAAGTAAAAGAGGGATCAAGCCTGAGTCAAGCATAGAAACTAAATAACACATAATAGAATTAAGCcgcaatcctttttttttttttgataagaaagaGCAAATTAGATTAAAAAGAGGTCACAAAATATTGTGTCCGTGTACAAGGTAATCGTGACAAAAGGTAACAAGAGTACAAAATCCAGAGAGGGGAGCAATTATatttcagaaaagaaaaaaaaagccccaaaagaatgaaaaaaagccCCCAGAGCATATACCTGCTTCACTCTAGAGGGTCATAAGCTTGTTTCCTCATACACGACTTCTATACTTGTAAGCAAATGTACCCACAAAACTGATACTAAAACATGACTTATAAATTTATAATCTCTAAAATACATTGAATGTCATCGCGCTCATGCTTATAACTTATTCTGATTTAATACTTTCTTATTCTAAAGCTAGGTTTCTTATCACGTATAAAAAGAATCAATTCACTGAGTTAACAGCAAACCACTCTTAAGATTGAACACCGTTGTTATGCTCATTTTTTTGGTCAAGCACAGAATTTATGTATGAGACAACCATTTAATAACTTACAAATGCGGTCATATCTGCAGGACTTCGACTTCCTCCTTCAGAAACTGGTTCATGCTCGAATCCACCAGCTGTTGTAAAGCCAGGGCTGACCCTAAAAATCAAATAACTAGAAAATAAGAAGTAGACAGAATCGAGTTGCGAAAAAATAAGATGGAATCTGCATTTACCAACATAAACCAAAGAATTAAAGTCCAAAAATGAATCATCAAGAACACAAGAATTGTCCCACATGAATAACCACAGCTGAAATCGCACACACCCCAGTGTGTGAGAACAACTACCCTTATACACCACACTGCTATGCTCTACTATTTGTATCTGAATGACTGAAAGAATGTACAAAAGGGTATCCAATATGCACAGCTAATGAAAAAATAATATAGCCTAGAAAGTAAAACCTAGCAATAAAGCTTGTATCATAGTCTCATTTTCGAATAACCCTGAATCTGAGCTACACAAAGAATCTGAATTAGGATCTTAGAGTGAATCATTGTGGATACAAGAATTGCATTACAATAAGAACGGCCAGCCAAACCAGCAGCTGATATCTCAAAACACCCAGCTTGGAAAATTGGGTAGAGAATTGGGATGACTGTTCCGCTTTAAGAGCTTTGTACGAATATTAACAGCTCTTCAATGCACTTGCTACCTTTATGAACTTCACTAATTTTATATTTCCTTTCTCCAGATTTTTACTTCTAAAGAAACAAATATTTTAAAATGATAAACTCTAATCAACAATTGCACAAGGAACTCAAAATAAATCAGTAGAGCTCTAGCTAAGAACTTACTTTAGATTCATGAAAAGCTTTCTTGTTCAGGTTAGCCCTTACTCTTTTTCTTCCTATCTTTGCTGTTGCCTGCCTTTTTGTCCCATGCATAATTTCGATACTTCTTTCAATCTCTCAGCTATTTCGAATAATCTTTTCCTTGCACTGAACAAAATCAGCCAACTCATCATCATCTGGCGGTCTATCTTTACCTAGTATATGTTTCAAACAATTCTCGCCGCCACACATATAATCGATTCTAGTTTTCTCCTTTGTGATAAGAGCAAACTGTTCTACACCATCACTGATCAGGGAACTTCTTGAAGCTTCTGGTTGAATTGATTAATTTGTCCTGCGAAAAACCAAAGAGTTAATAACAATTGATGGACGAAGTAAATCGGAAATTTAGACACAGTTTCGAGGATTAAGCGACATAAACAAAGCGCTGTATGCTTCAACACATTACAATGTTAAATCTCAGAATACCTAGAACGAAACTGAGAATTTGTCTCCACATCCTTATCACCAAAATCCAAATGTTGTGAACTATTTCGACCATATGTAACAATAATAAAATCAGAGACTTTCAGAAGCAATCTTCAAGAACTTTTTTGCATACTTTTACAGTGAGAAATTCAGAAAAATTATCTGTACCTGACATGCGGAATCGCAGAATTCAGAAATCTAGCCTCTGCAATGCACGGGCATATAGCCCTAGCGacttcaataaagaagaagatgttACCACCAATAATTTATTTGAACATGGAGATGATAAAGATTCGACTTCAAGATGTTTCAGTGCATCCAGATTACCCTTTTCAAGATTAAATAGATTCATCAATGTCATCAGCATAAGTATACAACTCTTGCTTAAGAACTCAAGCCCAGCTTCAAAACTAAACAATAGCAAGCTTGCAAAGTGCATAAACATCATTTTCGAGTGCTTATGCCTTGCAGGGTAATGTGCCATCATATCCGCTACTAGGGTACAAATTGATTGTGGGGTAATGCTACACTGCTGGAAACAGCTAATCTTGCTTATGATCATATCGTACTCCTTACACTGAGAATAACGTTTTCGCATTTCAGCATTACCCAAACTTCCTTTTTGCATTGTCCAGATTGTTTGCAACAGTGAACTACTCATCAAGTTTACTATGGAAGCCAAAAGATACATTTTCTGCTGACTTATGTTTCCTTTTTCCCACAGTTTACTAGTCCCAATATCTCCAGAAAGGATCCTTGATATAATGTTACTCAAAACAGAGAAACTTTCGTCTCTGGATGACACGTTAAGAATATTTTGATTCTCCTTCATATATGCAATACAAGCATTCTTATAATCAGACTTCGTTTTCAACGGCAAAAGATGAACAGACGTAGGAAAGTTAGTTGTGTGAACTTTCAGTTGACTATACATGACCCGCCGAATATGAGATTCAAATGATAGATGTGATAATCCTCCTGCCGTACATTGTTTATCACTGCAACCAAACCCACTTTTAGGTTCTCcatgagtatcccccaattgtaAACTTGACATGTTTTGGGAATACAAGTCCACTGATATTTCAAACGCTGATATGTACCAGTTCACTAGTCTTGGATCTGATGCTTGATTATATGAAGCCATGCTAATGCTACTGCATctagaaaccaaggaaatcatatGCGCTTGTAAAATTTGTGGTGGAGAATATATGACGATTGTTGAAAGTAATTGCATAGCTGCATTTAGGCTTATTAGGTCAAGGAAAGGGGGCTTTTCATCACACAGCAGAAGGAATGGTTCCAAGGAGTTCTTGAAGGTTGGCTCATCAGAAATTGAtagaagaaaatgagaagaaatcAACTCCAACACAACATCTCCTGAACCTTGATTCAATGGATCCCTAAATAGGTTATCACTTGTAGAAGAGACAGTCTCTAACGTCGTAAAGTAATCTCCTAATTTCTTGTGCACTAGAAATTCATTGATGAACACCTGTAAAAAAAAAGTAGTGTTTGTACACATGAACACAATTTAAATATCAATACCAAAAACTTAATACCTGGTTTATATCATTACAACTACATGATTCTAGTGATGTGGTTCCAAGTTCAAATAATCAATAAATAAATGAGTAAATAAGAGGGTTTGAGTGGTCAAAAGTACCTCGATGATTGAGTGCAGGACAGGAAAAAATGCACAGGACACAGAGGTGATACAAACACTTTTCCCCTTTCTTCCTGCCGTGGATGCTATCTCCGGAGAACATAATATTCTGAGTATACTTAGGAGAATTTGACACTTTTCAATGAGGAGACTTAGGTCGAACTCAAGCAAGTGCAACATAGAAATACAACATCTTAACAAAAGAGTTAACTCCTGTAAAAGACCCCATGAATCCGAACATAGTATATGCTGCCCAACATTAGAAAATAAATGTTCGAGCCTCCCTGAAAGTTCTTCAAAGAGAAAATTGGACATTTTACGTATATCGGTAAAGTTTTCACCAGGACACCGTGATAACGAGTCCACAGACAAACTGATGAGCAGGTCATACAATTTCAGCAGACATTCTGGTTTTAAACCCTGAGGAAGTAAATTCATTCAGAAAACAAGCAATTATTGATTATAAAGGTAAACATACAAGGCAAGCTGCACCAACTTAGAAACTAGAAACCAATACGACATCCGAATCTTGCAGAATTACAGCTTAATTAATTACCTCAGCCAGTTGAGTATTAATGTCTAACACTTCCCTCCAAGTCTTCAAGGTAGTAGTCATTGACACCTTCCAGTCACATTCATTAACAGCAAAAATCACATCTTTATCAATGATTTTACTGCAACAATAACACATCTTTATGATCAACTAATACAAAATTAAGACATATTTGTCATCAATTTTGACATTATTGCAGTAAAATCAAACAAATCATACCtaattgaaaaggaaaaaataaaaaaatcaaagctAGGGTTTGAGTTTGGGTTAAACCTTTGTTCTAATTCTGccatttgaagaaaaacaaaacccAAATTACTTGAATTCAAGGAAAGGGTTAGTGAATCTCCGATGGGTTTCCGAAGAAATCTTCTGAAAATAGAAAGGATTTTGTTGGGGTGGGGGGAATCTCGCGCCAACACTCAGACACAGTACAGAGAGGTAGGAACTATATCCGATATACCCACTACAGTGACGGATGCCATAAATGACGATCCAATGAGTGAGGGCCACGTGTAGTGAACCGTTATGACAACTAACGGAAAGCAGACAAGGACAATAATACTTGCTGATTTGAATTTCAATGGGAGTTCTTTTTGTGAAGGACATGGTTTTCTCTGTTAAATTCCTGGCGTCATCGAGGGCCACTTGAAAAGAATTAGGACCACACTAAAAGATAAAAAAGGTCATCCAAACATAATAAGTGGTCATTCCTTAGCCTGAGTAAGCTGTATTGGCGAAACTACCATTCTACAATCGGAAGTTAAGGACACAAACTAACTTCCGATTGTAGTGTTTCAATCCTCGACGTTCCAAGACTCCATGGTGGTTCGGTGGTGATTACATGGTGGTCAATGCATATGGGTTGGAGTTTTTGGCCGATGAACATTCGGGAGTTAAGGAcataatttaacttccgattgtaGTGGTTCAAGCCTCGACGTGCCAAGGCTCCATGGTGGTTTGTTGGTGGTTCCACGGTAGTCAATGCATATGGTTTTGATTTTGTGGCCACTTTACATTCGGGAGCAAGAGCTTTTACTTATCTTCCGTGTGTAACAATCGGGAGATATTTGGCTTGAAAAACTCCCGAAAGTATATTGGCCCAAAATTCTGAATTTCGAAAAACACTAATCTTTGGAGATTTTGTAATTGTTACATTCGAAAGCTAAGTAAAAGCTTTTACTCCCGATGATAGTGCATGCAAGACTCTAATTTCCAAGCCTCTTGGTGGTTCCCAAGGTGGGTGCATGGAGGCAAAACCTAATGACTTGGATTTTGTGGTCACTTTACATTCGGGATTAAGAGCTTTTACTTAGCTTCCGATTGTAACAATCGGGAGATATTTGGCTTGACAAACTTCCGAATGTGTATtggcccaaaattctgattttcgAAAAAAACTAATGATTGgttattttggatttttttattcgGAAGCTAAGTAAAAGCTTTTACTCCCGAATATTCCTTGGCCACAAACTCCAAACCATATGCATTAGCCACCTTGGAACCACCAAGATCCTTGGCATTTCGTGCCATCATGAGCCTTGGAACCACCATAATCGGGAGATATTTGGTTTGCTAAACCTCCGAATGTAGAGtggcccaaaattctgattttcgAAAAAAACGCATAATTcgtattttttggaatttttacaaTTGGATGATAAGTTAAGGATATAACCTCTGAATGTTCATCGGCCAAAAACTCCAAACCATATGCATTGGCCACCTTGGAACCACCACGAGCCCTGGCATTTCGAGCCACCGTGAGCCTTAGAACCACTATAATCGGGAGATATTTGGTTTGCTAAACCTCCGAATGTAGAGtggcccaaaattctgattttcgAAAAAAACTAATGTTTGGTGGTTTTGGAATtgttataatcggaagtcaggtaAAATACCCAACTTCCGAATATGCATTGGCCACAACCTCCAAACCATATGCATTGACTACCTTGGAACCACCACGAGCCTTGGCATCTGGAGCCATCATGAGCCTTGGAACCACCATAATCGGGAGATATCTGGTTTGCTAAACCTCCGAATGTAGAGTGGCCCAAAATTCTAATTTTCTAAAAAAACTCATAATttgtattttttggaatttttacaaTCGGATGATAAGTTAAGGATATACCCTCTGAATGTTCATCGGCCAAAAACTCCAAACCATATGCACTGACCACCATGGAACCACCACCGAACCATCATCGAGCCTTGGCACGTCGAGGATTGAACCACTACAATCGGAAGTTAATTTGTGTCTTTAACTTCCGATAGTAGAGGGATAGTTTCGCCAATACGGCTTACTCGGTTAAGGGATGACCACTTATTACGCTTGGgtgactttttttgttttttagtgtGGCCCCAATTCACCGGCTAGTTAACGTGTCATTTCCAATCGACAACCACGACAATGAAAATGATGTTTTGGAGCTTGATCTGATAGTTCCTGGATGTTCAAGCTAAATATTGTGATACACCTCAAGTCGGTTTAGTACTTTAAGATATTGCTGGGTAATCCAAGCTaaattagaaaactgattttgaaaGAGGCAAATATTCCGCAAACAGTGACCTCAAGTGttagatttatttttaatttttgaaagttaTAATACTAATGTTTTCAAATAGTGGCCAAATGGAATTTTCAACAGATTTAGAACTGATCTAACTTTCCAGAACCTGCATGCCAtactgtgattgattgttttcaaATCAACAACCACCAGGATGAAGCTAGAAAAAAATGGGTTGAGAATTGAGATAACAGTTTCACTATAAGAGTTTTTTATAAATATATGTACTACATGCTACCTATACAAAATTCACTAATTTCTATGTCCTTTCTCCAGATTTTTTACTTCTAAAGAAACAGGATTTCAAAACGTTAAACCCTAACAACATTTGCAATTTGCACACAGTAAAGCTCTAGTTAAGAACTTACTTAAGATTCATGACAAGCTTTCTAATTCAGGATAGCTCTcaatcttcttctcctttctttactGTAGCCTATCTTTTTTCTGCATACATACTTCCGATATTTCTTTCGATCTTTCTCATATTTCGAATAATCTTTTCCTTCTTTGAACTCAACAAAATCAGCCAACTCATCATAATCTTGCTGTCTAGTTTTACCTAGCATGCGTTTCAAATTCAAATGCGTCTGGCCATTACAATTACTTCTAGTTTCCTCCTCTGTGCTGAGAGCAGACTGTTCGACCCCATCGTTGATCAGGGTTGAAGCTTCAGATTCAACTGGTTCATTAATTCTGCAAAAAACTAAAGAGTTTATAgcaatgaaaagaaaaaactaaatgtGACTTTTAGAGACAGTAAATAGGATTTGGTGACGTAAACCTTACAGTTTTGAATCCAGAATACCTAAAGTGAAACTAAATATCAGTCTCCAAACTCTAATCGTCAGAAATCCAAATGTGGTGAACTACTTCGACGGTATTACGTACATACCGATAGTAAAATAAGAAATTTATAGAAGCAATAGAACGAAATATTCATCAAAAATTATATGTACCTTAAGATGCACCTTTGAAACTTTTTCAAATTCGATGCGACTTGACGGGAAGAACTACGTGGAGAAAAAACCTGAAACAGAATAGTATATTTCAAAAATAGGAGAAAATACACAAACCAAAAGTAATCATATAACTTAGGAATAGCAGAAGAAGACAATACCACCAACGACTTATTTGAAGGTTGAGGGGCTTGTTTCAGCGCATCCAGATTACCCTCTTCGAAAATAAATAGATTTGTCAATGTCATCAACATGAGTATACAACCTTTGCTTAAGGAGGCATATCCAGATTCAAAACTAAACAACAGCAAGCCTGCAAATTGCATAAACATCATTTTCGAGAACTTGTGCCTTGCGGGGAACTGTGCCATCATATCCATTACTAGGGTTGCCATTGGTTGACTAATGCTGCACTGCTGGAAACAACTGATGATGCTTATTATCATATCGTACTCCTTGCACTGAGAATAATCTTTTAGAATTTTAGGATTACCCAAACTTCGTTTTTGCATGCACCAGATTATTTGCAACAGTGAACTGCTCATCAAATTTACTGTGGAAGCCAAAAGACAAATTTCCTGCTGACTTATGATTCCTTTCTTCCACAATCTATTGGCCCTAATATCTCCCGAAAGGATCCTTGATATAATGTAACACAAAACAGCGAAACTTTCATCTCTGTATGACTCATTAAGGATATTTTGATTCTCCTTCATATATGCAGTACAAGTATCCATAAGATCAGACTTCGTTTTCGATGCCAAATCATGACTGGATTTGGCAAAGTTAGCTGTCTGAGCTTTAAGTTGACTATACATGACCGGCCGAATATGAGATTCAAAAGATAGAtgtgataatcctcctgctgtaCACTGTTTCTTAATAAAATCAGACCCACTTCCAG
The genomic region above belongs to Papaver somniferum cultivar HN1 unplaced genomic scaffold, ASM357369v1 unplaced-scaffold_139, whole genome shotgun sequence and contains:
- the LOC113335317 gene encoding uncharacterized protein LOC113335317, encoding MAELEQSKIIDKDVIFAVNECDWKVSMTTTLKTWREVLDINTQLAEGLKPECLLKLYDLLISLSVDSLSRCPGENFTDIRKMSNFLFEELSGRLEHLFSNVGQHILCSDSWGLLQELTLLLRCCISMLHLLEFDLSLLIEKCQILLSILRILCSPEIASTAGRKGKSVCITSVSCAFFPVLHSIIEVFINEFLVHKKLGDYFTTLETVSSTSDNLFRDPLNQGSGDVVLELISSHFLLSISDEPTFKNSLEPFLLLCDEKPPFLDLISLNAAMQLLSTIVIYSPPQILQAHMISLVSRCSSISMASYNQASDPRLVNWYISAFEISVDLYSQNMSSLQLGDTHGEPKSGFGCSDKQCTAGGLSHLSFESHIRRVMYSQLKVHTTNFPTSVHLLPLKTKSDYKNACIAYMKENQNILNVSSRDESFSVLSNIISRILSGDIGTSKLWEKGNISQQKMYLLASIVNLMSSSLLQTIWTMQKGSLGNAEMRKRYSQCKEYDMIISKISCFQQCSITPQSICTLVADMMAHYPARHKHSKMMFMHFASLLLFSFEAGLEFLSKSCILMLMTLMNLFNLEKGNLDALKHLEVESLSSPCSNKLLVVTSSSLLKSLGLYARALQRLDF
- the LOC113335182 gene encoding uncharacterized protein LOC113335182 encodes the protein MSMTTLKAWREVLDINNQNPEVLKPQFLLKLYDLLVSLSLDSISQCPGEKLTDIHKISNFLFEELSRRFEHFFSNVGQGVLCSDSWGLLQDLTLLLRCCISMLHLIEFDLSLLIEKCKILLSILGKLCSPELASYVGRKGTNVISVKESTSRECTIVGEDCVTSVVEEYETFMCFVQKSRASIPVLRSIVEVFINEFLVHKKLRDYFIMVESISSTSDKLFMSRLNLGSSNVLLELISSHFLLSVSDQPTFQNSFGEFLLLSDEKPLFLDLISLNAAMQLLSTVLIYSPPQILQAYIISLVCGRSNINMTSEDQASDPRLVNWYISAFEISMELYSRNMSSLQLGDDHEEPGSGSDFIKKQCTAGGLSHLSFESHIRPVMYSQLKAQTANFAKSSHDLASKTKSDLMDTCTAYMKENQNILNESYRDESFAVLCYIISRILSGDIRANRLWKKGIISQQEICLLASTVNLMSSSLLQIIWCMQKRSLGNPKILKDYSQCKEYDMIISIISCFQQCSISQPMATLVMDMMAQFPARHKFSKMMFMQFAGLLLFSFESGYASLSKGCILMLMTLTNLFIFEEGNLDALKQAPQPSNKSLVVFSPRSSSRQVASNLKKFQRCILRINEPVESEASTLINDGVEQSALSTEEETRSNCNGQTHLNLKRMLGKTRQQDYDELADFVEFKEGKDYSKYEKDRKKYRKYVCRKKIGYSKERRRRLRAILN